TACCGCTTTCGAAACTCATCCCACCGCTTCAGATGCGAGTGATACCAACGCCGCAGTTCAGTACTTGGAGCCACTTCCTTCAACCACACATCAACGGCAGCTCGCTCACGGCTGAGCCCTCGCGGCCAGAGACGATCGACCAGAACGCGACAACCATCGTCCCATTCGGGATCATCGTAGACACGCTTGACGCGCACTTTGCTTCGGGTTCTCGGCATCGCCTCACCTGTTTCACATTGAGCATTCGTGCTACTTGTAATGGTAGCGCACAGGAGCACTGGCGCAAACCAAACGCGAAGAGGCCAATGAGAGACAACGACCCCACCTGTCCAATATGCCGTGCGAAGGTGCAACGACGCGCCGCCCCAGGCCAGGACTGGATGTGGGATGCAATTCCGTACTATGAGCTACTTGACGTTGCAAGGGCGCGAATCAGTGAGTGCGAGTCGCGCTCAGATGAAGAGA
Above is a genomic segment from Phycisphaeraceae bacterium containing:
- a CDS encoding DUF488 family protein, whose product is MPRTRSKVRVKRVYDDPEWDDGCRVLVDRLWPRGLSRERAAVDVWLKEVAPSTELRRWYHSHLKRWDEFRKRYECELAHSGALDELRAVVRKHSKDGGVTLVFGSRDVEHNHALVLRDALLDRGRKR